A section of the Streptomyces sp. CG1 genome encodes:
- a CDS encoding CDP-glycerol glycerophosphotransferase family protein, with protein sequence MATTDTPDRQPSEREVLISIVLPVYQVQEYLPECLDSVLGPEQSFRGIEVVAVDDCSPDDSGALLDEYAARDPRLRVVHLPQNVGLGRARSEGLARAKGDYVWFVDSDDRLTEGALAAIADRLRQTGPDVLLVDHALALPDGSVERDVRAHLFRDAPEVFTLAERPGTLDLIMTAWSRVLRREFLLGLDVDFGHGYYEDISVTYPVLLAARRLSMLDRVCYHYRRGREGAITSTSSPKHFDLFDQYERIFAFIDREAVTAEPFRKAVFDRTVRHATTVLATPGLLPEKLRPDFFRKTSDHFRRFRPRGYSYPSGLRGLQYRLVERGAYRAYAGLEPINRFRLALRSALGRARGTARRSPRLAAAALRWAYYHACRLLPADDNLAVYAAYWNRGYACNPAAIFEKARELAPGIRGVWVVTKDRAGSMPAGVEYVVDGSARCLRTMARAKYLVNNVNFPYELPKRHGAVLVQTQHGTPLKKMGTDLRDHTLAARGMNFDRLVEQCGRWDFLVSPNPHTTEVFTRVYPGGYEVLETGYPRVDRLVGASRDRGNRVRAELGIAPEQTVILYAPTHRDHQDQAVPLLDTQRLADQLGEDHVLLVRSHYFDTPRLAPSRGVVDVSSHPSIEDLCIAADVLITDYSSVMFDYAALDRPIVIYAPDWELYRRARGVYFDLLAEAPGAVATTQEQLAEVFLSGEYAGPGAAKRLSGFRARFCPYDDGRAAERVVRRVFLGESAAQPADSNGRSTVGS encoded by the coding sequence GTGGCAACGACCGACACCCCGGACAGGCAGCCGTCCGAGAGGGAGGTGCTCATCAGTATCGTCCTGCCCGTCTACCAGGTGCAGGAGTATCTGCCGGAGTGCCTGGACTCCGTGCTCGGGCCGGAGCAGTCCTTCCGGGGCATCGAGGTCGTGGCCGTGGACGACTGCTCCCCTGACGACAGTGGTGCCCTTCTCGACGAGTACGCGGCCCGGGACCCGCGGCTGCGGGTGGTGCACCTGCCGCAGAACGTCGGCCTCGGCCGGGCGCGCAGTGAGGGCTTGGCCCGGGCCAAGGGCGACTACGTCTGGTTCGTCGACAGCGACGACCGGTTGACCGAGGGGGCACTGGCCGCGATCGCCGACCGGCTGCGGCAGACCGGCCCCGACGTGCTGCTCGTCGATCACGCCCTGGCCCTTCCGGACGGATCTGTGGAACGCGATGTGCGTGCACATCTGTTCCGGGACGCTCCTGAGGTATTCACACTTGCGGAGCGCCCCGGCACCCTTGACCTCATCATGACCGCGTGGAGCAGAGTGCTGCGCCGGGAGTTCCTGCTCGGCCTGGACGTGGACTTCGGGCACGGCTACTACGAGGACATCTCCGTCACCTATCCCGTGCTGCTCGCCGCGCGTCGGCTCAGCATGCTCGACCGGGTCTGCTATCACTACCGGCGCGGGCGTGAGGGCGCGATCACCAGCACCTCCAGCCCGAAGCACTTCGATCTCTTCGACCAGTACGAGCGGATCTTCGCCTTCATCGACCGTGAGGCAGTGACCGCCGAGCCGTTCCGCAAGGCGGTCTTCGACCGCACCGTGCGCCACGCGACGACCGTGCTCGCCACTCCCGGCCTCCTGCCGGAGAAGCTGCGACCGGACTTCTTCCGCAAGACGTCGGACCACTTCCGCCGGTTCCGACCGCGCGGCTACTCCTACCCGTCCGGCCTGCGTGGCCTGCAGTACCGACTGGTGGAGCGGGGTGCCTACCGCGCGTACGCGGGGCTGGAGCCGATCAACCGGTTCCGGCTGGCACTTCGCAGCGCACTCGGCCGGGCGCGCGGTACGGCACGGCGTTCGCCCCGGCTCGCGGCAGCGGCACTCCGATGGGCCTATTACCACGCCTGTCGGCTGCTTCCCGCCGACGACAACCTCGCTGTTTACGCCGCCTACTGGAACCGCGGCTACGCCTGCAACCCCGCTGCCATCTTCGAAAAGGCCCGGGAACTCGCGCCCGGTATCCGTGGGGTGTGGGTGGTCACCAAGGACCGGGCCGGTTCCATGCCGGCAGGAGTCGAGTACGTGGTGGACGGATCGGCTCGCTGTCTGCGCACCATGGCACGCGCCAAGTACTTGGTCAACAACGTCAACTTCCCCTATGAGCTGCCCAAGCGGCATGGCGCAGTGCTGGTGCAGACACAGCACGGCACCCCTCTGAAGAAGATGGGGACCGACCTGCGGGACCACACCCTGGCCGCACGAGGTATGAACTTCGACCGGCTGGTGGAGCAGTGCGGCCGGTGGGACTTCCTGGTCTCGCCGAACCCGCACACCACCGAGGTGTTCACCAGGGTCTACCCCGGCGGCTACGAGGTACTTGAGACGGGCTATCCGCGCGTCGACCGGCTGGTCGGCGCCTCGCGGGACCGCGGGAACCGCGTGCGGGCCGAACTTGGCATCGCTCCTGAGCAGACGGTCATCCTCTATGCGCCCACCCACCGCGACCACCAGGACCAGGCGGTGCCTCTGCTCGACACGCAGCGGCTCGCGGATCAGCTCGGCGAAGACCATGTGCTGCTGGTGCGCTCCCACTACTTCGACACGCCCCGACTTGCACCGTCGCGAGGCGTCGTGGACGTGTCGTCCCACCCATCGATCGAAGACCTGTGCATCGCAGCCGATGTACTGATCACCGACTATTCGTCAGTGATGTTCGACTACGCCGCCCTGGACCGGCCGATCGTGATCTATGCGCCTGACTGGGAGCTGTACCGGCGCGCACGCGGCGTCTATTTCGACCTCCTCGCCGAAGCGCCGGGAGCGGTCGCCACCACGCAGGAGCAACTCGCCGAAGTCTTCCTGAGCGGCGAGTACGCGGGCCCAGGTGCAGCCAAGCGGCTCTCCGGGTTCCGGGCCCGCTTCTGCCCCTACGACGACGGGCGCGCGGCCGAGCGCGTTGTGCGCCGCGTCTTCCTGGGTGAGTCGGCCGCGCAACCCGCCGACTCCAACGGACGGTCCACGGTGGGCAGTTGA
- a CDS encoding SDR family oxidoreductase has translation MEIKGSVALVTGANRGIGLAFTRALLARGAAKVYAGVRRPEDFNEPGAQAVRLDVTDPDQIAAAAATASDATIVINNAGIQAGPPLLEGSLDGARKELEVNYLGTWAVSRAFAPVLAANGGGALVNMLSVASWRANNRFPGYAASKAAQWSLTNSLRVALRDQGTLVVGVHVGYVDTDATVTVDAPKVEAVEVAAKTMDAVSHDEPEVLVDETARRVRAALSGPLELLYPTA, from the coding sequence ATGGAGATCAAGGGATCGGTCGCACTCGTGACCGGCGCGAACCGGGGAATCGGGCTGGCGTTCACTCGCGCTCTGCTGGCCCGGGGTGCGGCCAAGGTGTACGCGGGTGTCCGCCGCCCCGAGGACTTCAACGAGCCCGGGGCGCAAGCCGTGCGCCTTGACGTCACCGACCCCGATCAGATCGCGGCCGCTGCGGCGACGGCGTCCGACGCGACCATCGTGATCAACAATGCCGGGATCCAGGCCGGCCCACCCCTGCTGGAGGGGTCCCTGGACGGCGCTCGGAAAGAGCTCGAGGTGAATTATCTGGGCACCTGGGCCGTGTCCCGGGCCTTCGCCCCCGTCCTTGCCGCGAACGGCGGCGGAGCCCTGGTGAACATGTTGTCGGTGGCTTCATGGCGGGCGAACAACCGGTTCCCGGGTTACGCGGCGTCGAAGGCTGCCCAGTGGTCGCTGACCAACTCATTGCGCGTGGCACTGCGGGACCAGGGCACGCTGGTCGTCGGTGTGCATGTGGGCTACGTCGACACCGACGCGACCGTGACGGTCGACGCTCCTAAGGTGGAAGCTGTGGAAGTGGCCGCGAAGACGATGGACGCGGTCAGCCACGACGAGCCGGAGGTGCTCGTCGACGAGACCGCTCGCCGGGTGCGCGCGGCGCTGTCGGGCCCACTGGAGCTGCTCTACCCGACCGCCTGA
- a CDS encoding M56 family metallopeptidase translates to MRISVYLLLLAPAVLAVLGPQLARHLAPAAVVRTLTGLSLISTAATLWGLTALTVGGLGRTAAFQDRVHSSPVALASYDPVPNVLGVLAAGLLAGGLLRMIRVIWRRSAVLRGLAPLRKLPTAGDLVVVDADRPDAYALPGRTPRVVVTTAMLRALPADECAVLLAHERAHLLHRHHFYAVVGEVAAACNPLLRPVRDHIAFHIERWADEEAAQTAGSRSLAARSLARAALAITDAARRREPQAVLAYLRHKVTARVGALQDERPTSHWAAALPTIVVTALTTLPFAEVTFDLARCMDVLHLS, encoded by the coding sequence GTGCGCATCAGCGTCTACCTCCTCCTCCTGGCGCCGGCCGTGCTCGCCGTCCTCGGCCCGCAGCTGGCACGCCACCTGGCCCCCGCAGCCGTGGTGCGGACACTGACCGGGCTGAGCCTCATCTCGACGGCCGCCACGCTTTGGGGTCTGACCGCCCTGACAGTGGGCGGGCTGGGGCGAACCGCCGCGTTCCAGGACCGGGTGCACAGCAGCCCGGTCGCCCTGGCCAGCTACGATCCGGTGCCCAACGTTCTGGGAGTGCTGGCCGCAGGGCTGCTCGCGGGCGGACTGCTACGGATGATCAGGGTCATATGGCGTCGGTCGGCTGTACTGCGTGGGCTTGCCCCGCTGAGGAAACTGCCGACAGCCGGTGACTTGGTCGTGGTTGACGCGGACCGGCCGGATGCGTACGCGCTGCCGGGCCGAACGCCGCGGGTCGTGGTGACCACCGCGATGCTGCGTGCCTTGCCCGCCGACGAGTGCGCCGTGCTGCTCGCCCACGAACGTGCCCACCTGCTTCACCGGCACCACTTCTACGCAGTGGTCGGGGAGGTGGCGGCCGCCTGCAACCCACTACTGCGGCCCGTGCGCGACCACATCGCCTTCCACATCGAACGCTGGGCGGATGAGGAAGCCGCCCAGACGGCCGGAAGCCGCTCGCTGGCCGCCCGTTCCCTGGCCCGTGCGGCGCTCGCGATCACCGATGCCGCGCGCCGCCGTGAGCCCCAGGCGGTGTTGGCCTACCTGCGGCACAAGGTCACCGCGCGTGTCGGCGCTCTGCAGGACGAACGGCCGACGAGCCACTGGGCCGCAGCACTGCCCACCATCGTGGTCACCGCCCTGACCACCTTGCCCTTCGCCGAAGTCACCTTCGACCTGGCCCGTTGCATGGACGTACTGCATCTGTCCTGA
- a CDS encoding BlaI/MecI/CopY family transcriptional regulator encodes MAHDGSVEHVDRRASGALEAEVMAVLWSAGEPLTAGAVRAALTPGLAYKTVLTVLGRLHAKGMLERKRVGRAHAYRPRREAPRASAEQMRAVLDHGYDRTAVLQHFVETLDPADEAALRSLLGPDE; translated from the coding sequence ATGGCTCACGACGGCAGTGTCGAGCATGTCGACCGCAGGGCGAGCGGGGCTCTGGAGGCCGAGGTCATGGCCGTGCTCTGGAGTGCCGGGGAGCCGCTGACAGCCGGCGCCGTCCGGGCTGCCCTCACACCGGGGCTCGCCTACAAAACCGTGCTTACCGTGCTGGGGCGGCTGCATGCCAAGGGGATGCTGGAGCGCAAGCGCGTCGGCCGGGCCCACGCCTATCGCCCACGCAGGGAAGCTCCCCGGGCTTCCGCCGAGCAGATGAGGGCCGTGCTGGACCACGGCTACGACCGTACCGCTGTGCTGCAGCATTTCGTCGAGACCCTCGACCCCGCGGACGAGGCCGCGCTGCGCTCCCTGCTCGGTCCGGACGAGTGA
- the lpdA gene encoding dihydrolipoyl dehydrogenase codes for MDSDFDVVVLGAGPGGYVAAIRCAQLGLRTAIVEGRFWGGVCLNIGCIPAKALLRNAEVAQLFLHDAEKLGVKISGDVTLDYRAAYERSRVVAEGRSKGVTYLMRKNKITQFEGQGTFLDPHTLQVRMSESEATLSFRSCIIATGATVKLLPGTALGKRVVTYEEQILADRLPASLIIAGAGAIGVEFATLLRSYGVEVTLVEFLDRIAPLEDEEVSAELAKRFKRQGIRVLTSARVQSIEEAEDQVRVLVEQGGRQQALEAEQVLQATGFQPRTRGYGLSSTGVRLTDRGAIDVDGHCRTSQPHIYAIGDVTAKLMLAHTAEAMGVVAAESIAGAETMELDYRMIPRATFCQPQIASFGWTETEARAQGFDVRVAKFPFTANAKAHGFGDTTGFVKLVGDSRYGELLGAHLIGPEVTELLPELTLAQKWDLTVNELTRNIHAHPTLSEAVQDALHGLAGHMINL; via the coding sequence ATGGACAGTGACTTCGATGTCGTGGTTCTCGGAGCCGGCCCCGGTGGATATGTGGCCGCCATCCGTTGCGCACAGCTCGGGCTGCGCACGGCCATCGTGGAGGGCCGGTTCTGGGGCGGTGTCTGCCTGAACATCGGCTGCATCCCGGCGAAGGCGCTGCTGCGCAATGCCGAGGTCGCGCAGTTGTTCCTGCACGACGCGGAGAAGCTCGGGGTGAAGATCAGCGGGGACGTCACCCTGGACTACCGGGCCGCGTACGAGCGGAGCCGGGTGGTGGCCGAGGGACGCTCGAAGGGCGTCACCTACCTCATGCGCAAGAACAAGATCACCCAGTTCGAGGGCCAGGGCACCTTCCTCGATCCGCACACGCTCCAGGTGCGGATGAGCGAGAGCGAAGCGACCCTTTCCTTCCGTTCCTGCATCATCGCGACCGGTGCGACCGTGAAGCTGCTGCCCGGTACGGCGCTGGGCAAGCGCGTGGTCACCTACGAGGAGCAGATCCTCGCCGACCGCCTCCCGGCCAGCCTGATCATCGCCGGCGCCGGTGCCATCGGCGTCGAGTTCGCCACCCTGCTCCGCTCCTACGGCGTGGAGGTCACGCTCGTCGAATTCCTCGACCGCATCGCACCCCTGGAAGACGAGGAAGTCTCTGCCGAGCTCGCGAAGCGCTTCAAGCGCCAGGGCATCCGTGTGCTGACCTCCGCACGCGTGCAGTCCATCGAGGAGGCCGAGGACCAGGTCCGCGTGCTGGTCGAACAGGGCGGCAGGCAGCAGGCCCTTGAGGCGGAGCAGGTACTCCAGGCCACCGGCTTCCAGCCCCGTACCCGTGGCTACGGCCTGTCCAGCACCGGCGTACGGCTCACCGACCGGGGAGCCATCGACGTCGACGGGCACTGCCGCACCAGCCAGCCGCACATCTACGCGATCGGCGACGTCACGGCGAAGCTGATGCTGGCCCACACCGCCGAGGCGATGGGCGTCGTGGCCGCCGAGAGCATCGCCGGCGCGGAGACCATGGAACTCGACTACCGCATGATCCCGCGCGCCACGTTCTGCCAGCCTCAGATCGCCAGCTTCGGCTGGACCGAAACCGAGGCACGCGCCCAGGGCTTCGACGTCCGCGTGGCGAAGTTCCCCTTCACGGCCAACGCCAAGGCACACGGCTTCGGCGACACCACCGGATTCGTGAAGCTGGTCGGTGACAGCCGTTACGGCGAACTGCTCGGCGCCCACTTGATCGGCCCCGAAGTCACCGAACTGCTTCCGGAGTTGACCCTGGCGCAGAAGTGGGACCTGACGGTGAACGAACTCACCAGGAACATCCACGCACATCCGACACTGAGCGAAGCGGTGCAGGACGCCCTGCACGGACTCGCCGGACACATGATCAATCTCTGA
- a CDS encoding glycosyltransferase family 2 protein translates to MNDAVATVVVITYNDAEHVLEAVASALAQGDVVGEVVVVDDASTDDTPRVLERLEAAEARVRVVRRATNSGGCGSPRNDGIDAARHPWLVFLDSDDVLAPKAVDTLLATAARHDADVAAGLCVRRELPSGREIPWQEQLFTRESVHDGVGGRPETLWDTLSVNKLYRREFLLSRRIRFPEGAAHYEDFVFTARVYAARPRLAVTPETVYVWHVRYGTGQASISLRRDRIQNWQDRVAAHQQVLDIMRDSGDQDLLLAAQTKFLEHDLPVYLRDLPQRTPEYQDAWWRISREHVRVFEAEALRQATPAARWRTAVLLGRERNTADLPRLAALAADPPCLTPPYAGDVRRPLWDEAGSASQGADEIVLDGLADAPIALVPFHVAADVGTGRRLVLELRLADLYGRIADAGPERATVELRHRVTGMAHRFDTAWEAEPRESRWRAVVTADTSELCEGGMITTWDAWVTVTFRNGEPVTRPLRAGSGLRRLVRVGRRGQVLLLQPYATNSGCLAVRVADGLAGVRRVLAGRLARRVRR, encoded by the coding sequence GTGAACGATGCCGTCGCGACAGTGGTGGTCATCACCTACAACGACGCGGAGCACGTTCTGGAGGCCGTTGCCTCGGCTCTCGCACAGGGAGATGTGGTCGGCGAGGTCGTGGTCGTCGACGACGCCTCGACCGACGACACACCTCGGGTACTGGAACGGCTCGAGGCCGCCGAGGCACGCGTGCGCGTTGTGCGCCGTGCGACCAACAGCGGGGGTTGCGGCAGCCCGCGCAACGACGGCATCGACGCGGCCCGCCACCCGTGGCTCGTCTTCCTCGACAGCGACGACGTGCTCGCACCGAAGGCCGTGGACACGCTGCTCGCCACCGCAGCGCGGCATGACGCCGATGTGGCGGCGGGACTGTGCGTACGGCGCGAGCTGCCCAGTGGACGTGAAATCCCCTGGCAGGAGCAGCTCTTCACAAGGGAGTCGGTGCACGACGGAGTGGGCGGCCGCCCGGAGACCCTGTGGGACACACTGTCGGTGAACAAGCTTTACCGCCGCGAGTTCCTGCTGTCACGGCGGATCCGTTTCCCCGAGGGCGCGGCGCACTACGAGGACTTCGTCTTCACCGCGCGTGTCTACGCGGCCCGTCCACGCCTCGCTGTCACCCCTGAGACCGTGTACGTCTGGCATGTCCGCTATGGCACCGGACAGGCTTCGATCTCGCTGCGCCGCGACCGGATCCAGAACTGGCAGGATCGGGTCGCCGCCCATCAGCAGGTGCTGGACATCATGCGGGACAGCGGGGACCAGGATCTGCTGCTTGCCGCGCAGACCAAGTTCCTCGAGCACGATCTCCCCGTTTACCTCCGCGACCTTCCGCAGCGTACGCCGGAGTACCAGGACGCCTGGTGGCGGATCTCCCGCGAGCATGTGCGCGTCTTCGAGGCGGAGGCCCTGCGGCAGGCCACGCCCGCCGCCCGCTGGCGCACCGCGGTGCTGCTCGGACGCGAGCGGAACACCGCGGATCTGCCGCGACTGGCCGCGCTGGCGGCCGATCCGCCGTGTTTGACGCCCCCGTACGCCGGTGACGTGCGACGACCGTTGTGGGACGAGGCAGGTTCTGCCTCACAGGGAGCGGACGAGATCGTGCTCGACGGTCTCGCCGACGCCCCGATCGCGCTGGTGCCGTTCCATGTCGCCGCGGACGTGGGCACAGGCCGCCGGCTCGTGCTCGAACTGCGGTTGGCCGACCTCTACGGCAGGATCGCGGACGCCGGCCCGGAGCGGGCGACCGTCGAGCTGCGGCACCGGGTGACAGGCATGGCGCACCGGTTCGACACCGCGTGGGAGGCCGAGCCGCGCGAGAGCCGCTGGCGGGCCGTCGTCACCGCCGACACCTCGGAACTCTGTGAAGGTGGCATGATCACCACGTGGGACGCCTGGGTGACCGTGACCTTCCGGAACGGTGAGCCGGTCACGAGGCCGCTGCGCGCCGGATCCGGCCTCAGACGGCTGGTACGGGTCGGCCGGCGCGGGCAGGTGCTGCTGCTCCAGCCGTACGCCACCAACAGTGGCTGTCTCGCCGTGCGCGTCGCCGATGGCCTGGCCGGGGTGCGCCGCGTTCTCGCCGGACGGCTTGCCCGTCGTGTACGGCGCTGA
- a CDS encoding transglycosylase domain-containing protein: MSGHRRKQAGRNRHSGPDAAPHGGRAARSGSGRAARGGADTPGPNVRRGRRGRVENPPARKRGLRRWLPSWKLVLGTFVLFVGGLLALFGYAYATTTIPSANPSTQQQSNTYYWSDGSVMATQGSTNRQNVDLAQVPKPVQWDFLAAENATFYTDPGIDTQGMLRAVYHMATGGEVQSGSTITQQFVKNTYLDQSQSVTRKLREIMISLKIGNQLSKQQILQGYLNSCYYGRGAYGIEAAANSYYHVHASQLTVSQGAFLTATVNEPSVMMLADTDPQAKAQATARWKYVLDRMVTIHQITQAQEQQYLAAGFPTPKPYTPSAGMSGQTGYLVQTAAKYVEAHSSITDQQLGHGGYQIYTTFDKKKVNALSASVAAMESKHLDPKHRSADRNLQVGAASVDPSTGAVEALYGGAGWNKGHWTDNADATGVPVGSTFKPVDLAAALDHGAVLSPGQPASPVTPDSKFNGDDRITIKNQQGQELPDSSDPTGLLHQRNDVPTKWGYITLSKAMEQSVNTPYVQLGEYVGYGNVENEALKSGLLRTSLQYDTPGFYIGTSTPSAIRMADAYATFDDGGVQHEPYSVTKVITGGQALPGFDKPKGTTAMPASTADTVTNVLQGVVKSGTGTNAQALGRPVAGKTGTTDDYKSAWFIGYTPQLVTSVAMFKEDPKNAGLQSMQGAGGYSKVFGADMPTEIWTGYMTAALQGQPVQQFPPAPQLGHGTNEYGAPSPSPSATRSKPPAKRTAPATPNPSTAACRHHKKQCPGPSPTDTSGAGTGGIGGTGGPGGGGLLGGTTGGGTTGDPSPTPTPTFSGRGRHA, translated from the coding sequence ATGAGCGGACATCGGCGCAAGCAGGCTGGGCGGAACAGGCACTCCGGCCCGGACGCCGCACCGCACGGCGGCCGCGCCGCCCGGTCCGGGAGCGGACGTGCGGCACGCGGCGGGGCGGACACACCAGGCCCGAACGTCCGCCGTGGTCGTCGCGGACGCGTGGAAAACCCGCCCGCGCGCAAGCGAGGCCTGCGAAGGTGGCTGCCCTCGTGGAAGCTGGTGCTCGGCACCTTCGTGCTGTTCGTCGGCGGTTTGCTGGCCCTGTTCGGATACGCCTACGCCACGACGACGATACCGAGCGCGAATCCCAGCACCCAGCAGCAGAGCAACACCTACTACTGGTCCGACGGCTCGGTGATGGCCACGCAGGGGTCCACCAACCGGCAGAACGTCGACCTCGCCCAGGTCCCGAAACCGGTGCAGTGGGACTTCCTCGCCGCGGAGAACGCCACCTTCTACACCGACCCCGGCATCGACACCCAGGGCATGCTCCGCGCCGTCTACCACATGGCCACGGGCGGTGAGGTGCAGTCCGGGTCCACCATCACCCAGCAGTTCGTGAAGAACACCTACCTCGACCAGAGCCAGTCGGTTACCCGCAAGCTCAGGGAGATCATGATCTCCCTGAAGATCGGCAACCAGCTGTCCAAGCAGCAGATCCTGCAGGGCTACCTCAACAGCTGCTACTACGGGCGCGGCGCCTACGGCATCGAGGCGGCCGCCAACTCCTACTACCACGTGCACGCCTCCCAGCTCACCGTGAGCCAGGGCGCGTTCCTCACGGCCACGGTCAACGAGCCGAGCGTGATGATGCTCGCCGACACCGACCCGCAGGCCAAGGCCCAGGCCACGGCGCGCTGGAAGTACGTGCTGGACCGCATGGTCACCATCCACCAGATCACCCAGGCGCAGGAGCAGCAGTACCTCGCCGCCGGCTTCCCCACGCCCAAGCCGTACACGCCGTCGGCCGGGATGTCGGGGCAGACCGGCTACCTGGTGCAGACGGCCGCGAAGTACGTCGAGGCGCATTCGTCCATCACCGACCAGCAACTCGGCCACGGCGGCTACCAGATCTACACCACCTTCGACAAGAAGAAGGTGAACGCGCTGTCGGCGTCCGTCGCGGCGATGGAGAGCAAGCACCTCGATCCGAAGCACCGCTCGGCCGACAGGAACCTCCAGGTCGGCGCGGCGTCCGTCGACCCCTCCACCGGCGCGGTCGAGGCCCTGTACGGCGGGGCCGGCTGGAACAAGGGCCACTGGACGGACAACGCCGACGCCACCGGCGTGCCGGTCGGCTCCACCTTCAAGCCCGTCGACCTGGCCGCCGCCCTCGACCACGGCGCAGTGCTCTCCCCGGGGCAGCCGGCCTCACCGGTCACCCCCGACTCCAAGTTCAACGGCGACGACCGCATCACCATCAAGAACCAGCAGGGCCAGGAACTGCCGGACTCCAGCGACCCCACGGGACTCCTCCACCAGCGCAACGACGTTCCCACGAAATGGGGCTACATCACGCTGAGCAAGGCCATGGAGCAGTCGGTCAACACCCCCTACGTCCAGCTCGGCGAGTACGTCGGCTACGGCAACGTGGAGAACGAAGCCCTCAAGTCGGGCCTGCTGCGCACCAGCCTGCAGTACGACACTCCCGGCTTCTACATCGGCACCTCCACCCCCTCGGCGATCCGCATGGCCGACGCGTACGCCACCTTCGACGACGGCGGCGTCCAGCACGAGCCGTACTCGGTGACCAAGGTCATCACCGGCGGCCAGGCCCTGCCCGGCTTCGACAAGCCCAAGGGCACCACGGCCATGCCCGCCTCGACCGCCGACACCGTCACCAACGTCCTGCAGGGCGTCGTCAAGAGCGGAACGGGCACCAACGCCCAGGCCCTGGGCCGTCCGGTCGCCGGCAAGACCGGCACCACCGACGACTACAAGTCCGCCTGGTTCATCGGCTACACACCGCAACTGGTCACGTCAGTCGCCATGTTCAAGGAGGACCCGAAGAACGCCGGCCTGCAGTCGATGCAGGGCGCCGGCGGCTACTCCAAGGTCTTCGGCGCCGACATGCCCACCGAGATCTGGACGGGCTACATGACCGCCGCCCTCCAGGGGCAGCCCGTCCAGCAGTTCCCGCCCGCACCCCAACTGGGCCACGGCACCAACGAGTACGGCGCCCCCTCACCCAGCCCCTCCGCCACCCGGAGCAAGCCCCCGGCCAAGCGGACCGCACCGGCCACGCCGAACCCCTCCACCGCGGCGTGCCGCCATCACAAGAAGCAGTGCCCCGGCCCGAGCCCGACCGACACCTCCGGTGCCGGAACCGGCGGCATCGGCGGGACCGGCGGCCCGGGCGGTGGCGGATTGCTCGGCGGCACCACCGGCGGCGGGACCACCGGGGACCCCTCACCCACGCCCACTCCCACCTTCAGCGGCCGCGGTCGGCACGCGTAG